Genomic window (Desulforapulum autotrophicum HRM2):
TAATTCTCATGGTGTGTATTTGAGTCGCTTTTCTAGGGGTTTGGCAGGAAAAAATACCTGCCGGGGGCCGAATCGCCGTCGGCCAAAGGATGGCAGGCGGCGATTCAAGGCGTCTTTTGCGAATCTATATATCGGTGATCAAAAACCTGTGTTTGGGCGAGAAATTGCCCATGTCCAAGGAGCAAAAGATTCTGAAACCGGAGTGTACTGCTGTACATGAGGATTCCAGAATCTTGAAGCAACGCTGCAGATGGGTGAGTTTTTGTTCAAACACTATATAATCGGTTTCATGGCGCTCATATAATACCTTAATTCTTTGCCCACCTCTTCCACAGAGGTGTCGCGGATGGCCTCATTGACCTGGATCAGGCGGATATTGTCCACGCTGTTGTCGGCCGGATCAAGGCCCTTGCCAATGGCTTGTGTATCAATTGTTCGCATAAAGTCCTCAAGCATTGGCACGGCTTTATGGGCAAAGAGATAGCAGCCATACTCGGCGGTATCGGAAATAACCACATTCATTTCATAGAGTTTTTTCCGGGCAATGAGGTTGGCGATAAGCGGCACTTCGTGGAGGGACTCATAATAGGCTGATTCTTCGATGATGCCGGCTGAAACCATGGTGTCATAGGCCAGTTCAACACCTGCCTTGACCATGGCGATCATGAGAATACCCTTGTCGAAATATTCCTGTTCAGGGATATCGGCGTTGGTACAGGTTGATTTTTCAAAGGCGGTTTCAGCTGTCTCTGCCCGCCATTTGAGCAGGTTGACATCGTCATTGGCCCAGTCTTCCATCATGGTTCTGGAAAACTCACCGCCCATGATGTCGTCCATGTGCTTGTTGAACAGGGGGGCCAGGATTTCCTTGAGCTGTTCACTCAGGTCAAAGGCCATTATTTTGGCCGGGTTGGAAAGGCGGTCCATCATATTGGTGATGCCACCATGTTTCAGGGCTTCGGTAATTGTTTCCCAGCCGTATTGGATCAGCTTAGAGGCATAGCCCGCATCCACACCCTGTTCAATCATTTTGTCGTAACAGAGGATCGATCCCATCTGGAGAACACCGCAGAGGATAGTCTGCTCGCCCATGAGGTCGGATTTTACCTCTGCCACAAAAGAGGAAGCAAGAACCCCTGCCCGGTGGCCGCCGGTGCCCGCAGCATAGGCCTTTGCCAGCTCAAACCCTTCTCCCCGGGGATCGTTTTCCCGGTGTACGGCAATGAGGGTGGGCACACCAAAACCACGTTTGTATTCTTCCCTGACCTCTGTGCCAGGGGATTTGGGCGCCACCATGATCACGGTAAGATCTTTTCGGATCTGCATGCCTTCTTCGACGATGTTAAATCCATGGGAATAGGAGAGACAGGCATTTTTTTTCATCAGGGGCATGACTTTCTCAATCACATTGGTGTGCTGTTTGTCAGGGGTCAGGTTGATGACCAGATCGGCACTGGGCAGCATGGTTTCATAGGTCCCCACACTGAATCCGTTTTCCGTGGCATTTTTCCAGGACTGCCTTTTTTCACTGATGGCAGATTCCCGCAAGGTATAGGATACATCCAGGCCGCTGTCCCTCAGGTTAAGACCCTGGTGAAGGCCCTGGGCGCCGCATCCTACGATGACTATTTTTTTCCCCTTCAGAGCTTCCACGCCATTGAACTCAGAAGCGTCCATGAACCGGCACTGGGATAATTCTTCAAGTTGCAGCCGCAGTGGCAATCCGTTAAAATAATTTTTACCCATTTCCCTGCTCCTTACTTTATATGGTTTCATCAAAAAAATGATTGTTAAACTCTTGTGTTCTTTAAATGGCTTATTTTATATGTTGCGTCAAATGAATTGTTTGCAACGCTGCATTGCGAAGAGTGAAACAAAGTGGTATACACAGAAGAAACATTAACTTTGACCCGCAGAGTCCCCATATGGATATTCGGACCTTACAGATTTTCAGACATCTTTCCGGCTCCCTTCATTTTGCCCGGACAAGCATGGCCTGCAACATTACCCCTTCTGCCTTGACCCGGATGATCCAGCGCCTGGAGGCTGAGGTGGGGCAATCCCTTTTTGTTCGGGACAACCGGTCCGTTGAATTGACCTTTGCCGGCCAGGCCTTTAAGAAATACGCCGAGGATGTGATCCAGCGTTGGGACCGCCTGCAGATGGAATGGTCAGAGGATGACGTCCTCCGGGGTGAAATTTCCCTATATTGCTCGGTCACAGCGGCCTATAGCATCCTGCCCGATATCATCGCCCGATACCGGGTGATTCATCCCAAGGTACAGATCAAGCTTGAAACCGGTGATCCTGCTAAATCCATAGCCCTGATTGTCAACCGGGACGTGGATGTGGTCATTGCGGCCCTGCCGGAAAAGATACCCCATAACCTGAGTTTTTTGAAAATGATCACAAGTCCCCTTGTATTCATAGCCCCCAAGCGCTTCCCCAGTATTATTCAATATCGGAATGGCAGGATCGACTGGGAAAAAACCCCCATGATCCTTCCCGATGTCGGCTTAAGTCGGGAACGCATGGACCTGTGGTTTGCCAGGCACCAGCAGGTGCCCAACATCTATTCCCGGGTGGCCGGTCATGAGGGCATCATCGCCTTGGTCAATCTGGGATGCGGCATTGGGCTTGTACCGGAACTGGTCCTTGAAAAAAGCCCGCTCATGGACGATATGATGATTCTGAATGACCTGCCGGAACTGCCACCCTATGAAATTGGACTCTGCACCATTGAAAAAAATCTATCCAGGCCCATGATCCGGGCCCTCTGGGATCTGGCAGCCAGGACAACGAGATAAAATTCATCCCCTTCCATTCTATAGGGCAGTGACAAACAGGTCATTATGACTTTTCTATACGATATCAACATCATAATGGATCGTATATTTGGTCAAAAGCTCACTTACCTTCTGGCTTATTGTTTTCTTATCCACGCCTTTTGCCGGTTTTATTGTTATTTTTGCACAGGTGCCATAAACTTTGTCTTCATTCACTTTTACGGAAAATGAGTCTGCCAGGCCCTCAAGTCCGGCAAGTTCTTTTTCATATACCCTTCTGGTTGCATCCCATTTCAAGGCGGGTTTAAAGACCTTGCCAACTGCTGTCAGAGGAATTTGTTCTATCACAATGATCTCTTTAGGTATGGCTGCCCGCTCGCCAATGTTCTTTTTGGCCCACTCCATTATGTCTTCGCTACTGATCTTTGAATTTTCTGCAACTTCCACATATGCCACCGGAACTTCACCGGCATGGGCATCCGGACGCCCTATTGCGGCAACCATTTTAACTTCTTTCATTCTATAAAGAGGTTCTTCGATCATTGCAGGATCGATGTTGTGGCCACCTCGAATGATCAGTTCTTTTTTTCTTCCGGTCAAAAAGAAAAAACCATCCTCATCCTGACGACCAAGGTCACCGGAGTTGAACCATCCGTCCTGCACCCAGATTCCCCTGTTGTGTTCCTCTTCAACATATCCCTTGAAAACACAGGGGCCTGAGATGCATACAGATCCGATTTCTCCTGTTTCAGCATCCCTCAGAAAATTGCCATCATCATCGGTGACAACAACTTTCATTTTCTGATAGGGCAGGGGGAACCCTATACTTCCTATTTTCCTTTCTCCATCCTTGGGATTGACGGCACATGCACAGGTGGATTCGGTAAGCCCGTATCCCTCAAGTATTTTCATGCCTGTATGCTCCTCAAAACGATTGAAAAGCTCTACACTCAGTGGTGCGGCACCGCAAATGAGGTATTTGAGTGATGAAATGTCTGAATCTTCCACCGGGATTTCAATAAGGCCGGATAGGACCGTGGGAACACAGGAAAAAAATGACGGCTTGAAATGATCCACTATTTTATAAAAATTCTTCAAGATTGAAACATCACGGAATCCTGTGGGAGAGAGAATTACTACATGCCCTCCCACGGAAAAGGGGAGCAGTCCGGTTATGCACGTTCCGTTACAGTGGAATAACGGCAGGCCCACCATTACCGTTTCACCAGGTTGAAAGTTTGTGACGGTCTTTAGATCCCACATAAGGAAAACCTCGTTAAAATGAGATCGCCTCGCAAGTTTTGGTCTGCCCGTTGTTCCCCCTGTATGATAAAGGGAGGCAATATCGTCCGGGTCTATGTTTCTTTCAAAAATCAACTGATCACCAGGGTATGTTTCAACTTTTTCATCATACCCGTATATCCCCTCTGCTTCGTCTGAAGGGCCAAAAACCCGTATAACGCTCGTAAGAGTGGGAATTTGCCCCCTGATAGCGTCGACTTTTTTCCAGATATCCGAGCCTGGAAAATCTCCCAGGCCCACAAGAACCTTTGTTCCAGCTGCTATGCAGATATCTCTTATGGTTTCAGGCTCAAGTAAAGGATTGATGGGATTTGCAATACCCACAGCCTCGGCTCCCCACAAGATATAATGTGTCTGGGGAAGAGCTGGAAGAAGGTAAGTTACAACATCATCCGGCCCAACCCCTAAATCGTGGAGCATATTTGCCGTCTGCCGTATTTTACCCATAAACTCTTTGTAGCTTATCTCCAGGGGCTTATTGTATCCATCTCCATTGAGCAGAAAACTTATAGCTGTGGCATCAGGATTGATCTCTGCACCCTTTCTTATCAGCTCATAGGTGTTTTTTTCAATGACGAGTTCTGAGACAGGTGTGGTTTCTATTTTCTTAATATCAGCAACATTACGAATAGTATAGCCCTGTTCCATTGATTTTCTCCTGTTAATTAGCCGTGCTTGTTTAGAACCTTTTTAAAAAGTATAGTGCCTGAATTTTTAAAAAGGCCCTTTGCATATATCAACACTGAAATACCATAGATACGGTAATCTGTTACTTTAATGGGGCATGGGATGCAACAGATTTGTTGAATTCAACCTAAAAGTTGCATTCCTGGATTTTGTTTTTGAACTAAGACATCTCAACTTTCTGAGAGGTGAATCTATCTCAAAACGCCCACCAATTGTGGTTTTTGTCATCAGATAGTGGGAAACATGCAACAGTTTGCCCCATGATCACGTCAAACATGACGGTTATGACCTTCTAAAACAACTCATGGAATCATGGCCAGTTGCACTATTCTCTTCAGGGCATTAATATAGGAAATATTGGCCAGTTTTTCATTGCAAGGCTCGATTTGAATGGGTATTCAGAAATGTTGACAAAAGATTCTGCATGGTCTACATTGAACGAACATTCAAAATAAGTGTAACTGTGAATCTTGTCGCCTTTGATGTAAGGGACTCAGGAAGAAATCAACTCAACAGGTACTGGAAGCTATTATGAAATTTGATATTCCCTACATTCCGGACAGGGATTACACCCATTTTATACAACGTCACAGGGACCGGATCGATTCGGTTTACTTTGGACTCCACCAGGGGCATGTGCTCGACTCAAGGTTAAGGTTCAAGCAAGTTGACACGGAAAGTCTTGCCGTACAGCTCAATGGGCTTTTGGTTCCCCATACCTATTGTCTGTTGAACTCACGGTTCGTGGCGCCTGATCTCTACTTTGACCCTTTGTTTTTGAACGGGCTCATGGAAAATCTTGAGATACTCATGGATCGCTCTATCCTTGACGGAATCATCTTTTGTGATGCCTATCTTCTCAATGCCCTGTCAATCCATGGCGGAGAAGCCCTTCGTGAGCTTGAAGCGGTTCCTGGCATCAACTGCATGATAGACTCCATGGACAAAGCCCGGGCCTTTCTGGAACTCGTTGACCAGACCGTGTTCAAACGCCCGTCAAAACTTGTCCTGGACAGATCTTTGAACCGGAACCCCAAAGCCCTTGAAATCCTTGTGGCCCAGCTGAAGAAGGAATATCCGGGTTTGAGGCTTGAACTCCTTGCCAACGAGGGGTGCCTCTACCATTGCCCGTTCAAGCTTGCCCACGATGCTCAGATTTCGCTGACAAATACCGGGCTTGTCCGGGAACGGGGATATGAGTTCAACCGGGAGATGGGGTGCATGAAGGTGTTGTTCAACAATCCAGAGCGCCTGTTCAAGTCTCCGTTTATCAGGCCCGAGGATATTGACGACTATTCCCACCTGGTTGATACCATCAAAATTTCGGGCAGAACCCTTGGCAAAGATTTCCTTGAAAACACCGTTACAGCTTATATTCAGGGATCCTATGGGGGAAACCTCCTGGATATTTTAGATGCCATGAGGTGGATGGCAGGCCATTATTTTGTGGACAACAAAAAGATTTCAAAAAAAGATGTAAATAAATTATCCAATTGCACAAAAGAGTGCAGCCAGTGCGACTACTGCAAAAAGATGCTTGACTCAACCACCCAAAATAAATCGATTCAATTCAACAGATACTCCCGGAAAAATATGAGTGTTTGACCCATAGGGAGCGAACGGAAACCATATGAACAAAAGAATTCTCATTAACTTTCCCCCAGACAGGCCGTTGGCCCCCTGCCCGGCCCCGCCCGGGATTGTGGATATCATGCACAACCCCATGGAGGGACTGAAAAATAAAGAGCCAAGGAGACAGTGATTATGATTTTAGGAATTTCCGGCAGCCCCCGAAAAGACAGAATAACGGCACATGCCGTGAAGCATGTATTAGCTCACTGTGAAGGAGAAACCCAATACATTTCGCTTTTTCACAAGCATATAGGCGGTTGTATTGCCTGTCTGGGTTGTACAAAGGACAACAGATGTGTGGTCAAAGACGATTTTCAGGAAATAGTAGAGGCCATGGTGAAAGCAGATGCCATCGTCCTGGGGGTGCCCAACTATTACGATGTGCCCAACGGGCTGTCCCACTGCTTGCTGGAGCGCTGTTTCTGCCTTCGTCATCAAGGGGCCTTTCCCTTAAGGGATAAACCTTTTATCGTTTTTTCCACAGGGTATTCTGCTGATGAAGAAAACAGCCAGGTTTTAAAGATTCTGGATCATTTTGTCTTGATGAACAAGGCAAAAGTGGTGTCCAGGTTCCTGGTGGGTGCTTTTTCCCAGTGTTATACCTGTAAATTCGGTCTGACGTGTGCGGATGGTAATGTTGTAAAGAACAACGGTTTTGTGGATAAGTTGACTCCGGATATGCTGCCGCCGGAATTTGATAAACAACCCGACGCAATGGCCAAATGCGAAAACGCGGCACACCTGCTAAGTGAGATACTCAGCACAGACAAATAAGGTCTTGATTACTGTTTCGGCCTCCTGGGTGTGGAGCCACCACTGCCGCCTTGAGTTTCGTGCCTACCAGGAATGCAGAGCCGGCAGATGTTTACCTGACAAAGAAACAAATGTTCATCAGGGAGGCAGATGCCCACATCATCACGGCATAGTGCCAGTTGCTTTGAACAATTCCGCTGGCTGAGACCTGATATCGGCTCACCAGGGCCAGGCCGACGCCTGACAGCGGACTGCTGCCAGTTGAAATCGCCCAACTGCTGAGGAAAAGAAAACCCAGTTGGGACGGGTCCATCTTGAGGGGTAACAGCAGCGGACTGATGATCGATATGCTGACAATCGGATGGACGCCCATAATCCCGGCAATAATGACCAGCCCCAGGATGATGGAAAATAACACCGGTGTAAAGGTTGAATTGCCCAGGCTGAAAAGCTCCGGGTACACAAGGATAACCGATTTAACGCCGGCAGCGAAAATCCCTGCCGCAAGAAAAAGAACAAATTGGCTGCCGACAGCTTTGAGCTTGTTATCAATAAAAGAGTGCAATGTTTTCACCCTTGGCCGGCATTTCATAAAAATAAGGGCACCGGCAGGCGAGAGTATACAGATGATATTCAAGATATTCATTTCAGGCTTGAAATAATGCACACAGATGACCAGTGCTGCAAGGTGAACTGGCATGGTCAATGTGTTTACCTTAAAGGGGTACCCGGAGAATTCATCCTTACTGAAATAGCAAACTTCGATAATAGAATAGCCAATGGCCAGAAGACTCATGAGGGCGCCGGGCAGCAATGTTCTCTGCCAGGACATTCCTGGGGCATAGGTCAGTGCGACACCCGTGGCCACAAAAAAAGGAGACCACCAGGCAGCGGAGCAAAAGGAGCGGGCGAGAATAATCTGCTGACTCCTGTTCAAGGTCCCGTTTTGCTGAATTCGGTCTCCAAAAACAAACAGCACGGACATATTGATGACCGATGCCAGCAGGTGGGTCCCAATCGCCGTTTTAATTGCAGCCCTTTTTCCTGTGGGCAGGGAATTCTTTTCAATCTCGGAACTGGTCAGGGAAAGAAAGGAAACTGCTACAAACATGGCCAGAAGGGGCAGATTAAGGGTAAGAACCATCGTCCAGCCAAGGAAGACGCCGTGGAGGGCCGAGAAAACCTGGGTGATGATGCCCAGGGCACCGAGCACCAGTGACTGGGTGCGGATACCCCGGCCAAGGGTCGGCCACATTAAAACCGGCACAAGCCAGGCCAGTAATGCCGGTATCATCCATGCAACCGGCATCACGATATTTAAAAGGTATACGGCAAGTGTGCCAACGATAATCCATCCAATATATTTTTCCATTTTTCAGCAACACCTTAGGTCTGGCATATTTGTCATCTTGATTTGTAAAAAAAACTTTGAATATAACGAATAAAAAGCCTGGTTTCAATATTTTTTTAAAATAATATTTACAATTTACCGGTGGGTATCTTTTAAGCTGTCTTCTTTGTTGTGTTAATGGGCAAATATTTCAATATGATCCCATTGACGCACCTTGAATACGACTTAAAATCCTATGCCTGTTTTGCGTGTGACCCTGGGTTCTCTGAAATTTAGCTTGTCTTTAAAAACATACAAAAAAGTGGTTAAAGTAGACATAAATGTAATAAAAATGGAAAACTGCTATTTTTAACTTAATTTAAAAATAGCAGTTCATAAATATAATATGCTTATAATATAAAAATGTTATAAAATAAAATGACATTATGTCGACCTTTCTGTCTGTCTGGCATTTAATTTGCTTGCTTATTTTTGCGAGCCTGTAACCGTTTATTCAGTTACCCAACAACTTTGTTCTTTCAAAGGAGAAAACATGAAAAAAACAACGCTGGAAAAAATTTTTGAATATGCATCCATGCCGGTTCAAGGCACCTTATCTCGAAAATTACGAAAAGATGTCCACTGCCAGATCAATGAGGGTAAAGTTTATACTGCCGCGACTTTTTTCCTTGGCGAAGAGTTTGTACGCATTACGGAAAAAGAAAAAGGACAGACCATTAACACCTACTATGACTGGGAAAATATTGTATCCGTAAGAACTACAGCAAGTACTGAATAATAAAATAAGGAGGCGATTGTGACACAGCTGGAGAAGGAGGATCTTACCCTCTGTCCGAACCTGGGAAAGGAAACTGGTTGTGATGACCAGGAACTTGTTATTCCCTTAAGTCCCTTGTCCCTGATGATGGAAATAACAAATGCTGCCGGGCTTGAAGTCACCTATCAGTATGACGACCTTGTATTTGTTTCTCACAACCTTTTTATTTACAAATTCACAGAAACCGGTAGAAAGGTGGATATATTTTTCAACAAAGATTGTGAAGCCGATGCCGAACAAAGGCTTATGAAAACATTGCTTGTGGCAGCAGAAGACAAGGGCATCACCTTATCAAAACAGGGCCATTACACGTTATCAGAGACAGATGAAGAAAATATCTCCATTAACTTCTTAGAAGACTCCTGATTTTTTTTATACAGACTTATTTCTATATTACAGATATCCTCATGTCATTTCCATCCGAACAAAGAGGTTAGGCCCATTATCAAAATAAAACCTCCCACATGGCGTGTCTTTTAAGCCGTCCTCTTCGTTGCCTTAATGGGCGCATATTTCAATATGCTCCCATTAACGCGCCTTGAATACGACTTAAAATTCTACACCATGTTTTGGAAGATTTTATTGCGATCATGGGCCTTAAACATGGATTTTAAAATCTGTTGATAAGGGGCTTAGTGGTTTATGGGAAAAAAATGTATAGGTTTGATTTTTATCTGTTTAATGGGTTTTATGACAATTTGTGATGGCTATGCCCAGGCGGCTCCGTCGGATGAGATTACAATTATCGTTCCTCGTAATGTGATTGCCAATATGATCAAATCCACCTTGCCGCTGAACCTTGAAAAAGCAGACTATTTAAAAGGACGCCTGTGGATTCACGCCATTGATAACATAACAATTGGCTCTGACAAGGTGGCGTTTGAGATGAATATCCAGGGTAGAAACATTAAATTAGAAACCCACCTGGGCAACCAGGCTTTGTGGATGGAGATAGGTAACTTTAATGCCGATTTCGACTCCAGTTTTTCTTTGCGTTATGATGCCTCCAAACGAGTACTCCATGTTACGCCCCATGTATTGCAAAAAAACAGTGACAAAAAAGAAAACAAAATAGCGGCGAACCTGCTGCAGTTAATGTCCCTTGCCAACGGCGTGGAATACCCCATTGAAATTAAGAAACTTCAGCCTGTTTTAACCCAGATTGGCAGCGACCAGTTTAATATTGATATGGATATTACAAATATTTACACAGAAAAGGGCAGGGTGTTGATCAGTGGTCGGCCAAAGCTTGAAAAATTAAAATAGGCATTCCTGTCGTCAATATCCCTGGCCGATTCGGGTGTATACATTTTTTTTGTTAAATGGGATTACAACTCCACCGTGGTCTCCTGGAGCATGAGTCCGACCCCCCGGACAGAAGGGATTTTTTCCGGCATTTCCTTGAGCAGGCGGGCAGTCTCACGGTTCTTTCGTATTTTTACATGGTAGGCATAATCCAGGCGCTCTCCCTGCTGCATATCCCTTAATGTAATCAGGACAAAGGTTTTGCAATATTTTCTCAGCAGTGCTTCAAGCTCGTGCCTGTTTTCATCATTGCTGTTAATGTTGAAACGCAGCATACCGTCAAAGGTGCTGGGTTGTCCAAGGGGTGTTACGTGGAGTAAAAGTGCCGTGAGCACGAATCCCAGGGTTCCGACAACAGCAACGTTGTATGCGCCGACCCCGCATCCGATTCCGGCGGCCAGGGCGGAAAACATGAACAGGATGTCCCTGGGGTCCTTGAAGCTTGTCCTGAATCTTATGATGGCAAGGGCGCCGATCATTCCAAGCCCACGTGCAAGACTGTCACCAATGGCATGAACAACGGTGGCCGCCACGATGGAGCTCAGGATTACGGCCTGGACATAGGTTCTTGAATAGGAAAGTCCCCTGAAGGTTTTAATATAGGTTATCCCTATGGTTACCGACAGGAGGAATGCCACAAACATGGTATAGATGATAATCAGCAGTCCGGAATGGGATGTCGCCGTTTGAAGTGTCAGTGTATCTAACATTTTATTCTCCGTATTTCATAGTCAGACAGATGAACCGTCCAATGGGAAAGAGATCTTATCCCAGATTTGTTGTTTATAAAATTGCCGAAACCCTTGAATCGTCATCATGGCGATGGAGGACCATGAGTTCGGATGCCCCGGTAAGGTACTTTGAAAAACTGCGCCGTTCCAGGTTGAAAAACCGAATAAGGTCAACCATCCAGAGGGGAACCCGGGAGGTATAGCATTTTAGTTCCAGAACCACGGCACATCCTGGATCAAATGCCAGGGTATGATCACATGAAACCATCTCACCATGTCCCGGAACAGGTCGGTATTCTGCCTCCTGCCGGAATCTCAGGTCAATGTCAAATGTGATCCGTGCATAATCGTCCACATCGCTGATCCATGCATTCCTGAGATATTGCGTCAGGATTTTAGGGGCGGCATTGTAGGTGTAAACCATCCGTTCAAACAGTTTTTTATTGCGC
Coding sequences:
- the ilvC gene encoding ketol-acid reductoisomerase, translated to MGKNYFNGLPLRLQLEELSQCRFMDASEFNGVEALKGKKIVIVGCGAQGLHQGLNLRDSGLDVSYTLRESAISEKRQSWKNATENGFSVGTYETMLPSADLVINLTPDKQHTNVIEKVMPLMKKNACLSYSHGFNIVEEGMQIRKDLTVIMVAPKSPGTEVREEYKRGFGVPTLIAVHRENDPRGEGFELAKAYAAGTGGHRAGVLASSFVAEVKSDLMGEQTILCGVLQMGSILCYDKMIEQGVDAGYASKLIQYGWETITEALKHGGITNMMDRLSNPAKIMAFDLSEQLKEILAPLFNKHMDDIMGGEFSRTMMEDWANDDVNLLKWRAETAETAFEKSTCTNADIPEQEYFDKGILMIAMVKAGVELAYDTMVSAGIIEESAYYESLHEVPLIANLIARKKLYEMNVVISDTAEYGCYLFAHKAVPMLEDFMRTIDTQAIGKGLDPADNSVDNIRLIQVNEAIRDTSVEEVGKELRYYMSAMKPII
- the ilvY gene encoding HTH-type transcriptional activator IlvY, whose amino-acid sequence is MDIRTLQIFRHLSGSLHFARTSMACNITPSALTRMIQRLEAEVGQSLFVRDNRSVELTFAGQAFKKYAEDVIQRWDRLQMEWSEDDVLRGEISLYCSVTAAYSILPDIIARYRVIHPKVQIKLETGDPAKSIALIVNRDVDVVIAALPEKIPHNLSFLKMITSPLVFIAPKRFPSIIQYRNGRIDWEKTPMILPDVGLSRERMDLWFARHQQVPNIYSRVAGHEGIIALVNLGCGIGLVPELVLEKSPLMDDMMILNDLPELPPYEIGLCTIEKNLSRPMIRALWDLAARTTR
- a CDS encoding acyl-CoA synthetase; its protein translation is MEQGYTIRNVADIKKIETTPVSELVIEKNTYELIRKGAEINPDATAISFLLNGDGYNKPLEISYKEFMGKIRQTANMLHDLGVGPDDVVTYLLPALPQTHYILWGAEAVGIANPINPLLEPETIRDICIAAGTKVLVGLGDFPGSDIWKKVDAIRGQIPTLTSVIRVFGPSDEAEGIYGYDEKVETYPGDQLIFERNIDPDDIASLYHTGGTTGRPKLARRSHFNEVFLMWDLKTVTNFQPGETVMVGLPLFHCNGTCITGLLPFSVGGHVVILSPTGFRDVSILKNFYKIVDHFKPSFFSCVPTVLSGLIEIPVEDSDISSLKYLICGAAPLSVELFNRFEEHTGMKILEGYGLTESTCACAVNPKDGERKIGSIGFPLPYQKMKVVVTDDDGNFLRDAETGEIGSVCISGPCVFKGYVEEEHNRGIWVQDGWFNSGDLGRQDEDGFFFLTGRKKELIIRGGHNIDPAMIEEPLYRMKEVKMVAAIGRPDAHAGEVPVAYVEVAENSKISSEDIMEWAKKNIGERAAIPKEIIVIEQIPLTAVGKVFKPALKWDATRRVYEKELAGLEGLADSFSVKVNEDKVYGTCAKITIKPAKGVDKKTISQKVSELLTKYTIHYDVDIV
- a CDS encoding putative protease, whose amino-acid sequence is MKFDIPYIPDRDYTHFIQRHRDRIDSVYFGLHQGHVLDSRLRFKQVDTESLAVQLNGLLVPHTYCLLNSRFVAPDLYFDPLFLNGLMENLEILMDRSILDGIIFCDAYLLNALSIHGGEALRELEAVPGINCMIDSMDKARAFLELVDQTVFKRPSKLVLDRSLNRNPKALEILVAQLKKEYPGLRLELLANEGCLYHCPFKLAHDAQISLTNTGLVRERGYEFNREMGCMKVLFNNPERLFKSPFIRPEDIDDYSHLVDTIKISGRTLGKDFLENTVTAYIQGSYGGNLLDILDAMRWMAGHYFVDNKKISKKDVNKLSNCTKECSQCDYCKKMLDSTTQNKSIQFNRYSRKNMSV
- a CDS encoding flavodoxin family protein — its product is MILGISGSPRKDRITAHAVKHVLAHCEGETQYISLFHKHIGGCIACLGCTKDNRCVVKDDFQEIVEAMVKADAIVLGVPNYYDVPNGLSHCLLERCFCLRHQGAFPLRDKPFIVFSTGYSADEENSQVLKILDHFVLMNKAKVVSRFLVGAFSQCYTCKFGLTCADGNVVKNNGFVDKLTPDMLPPEFDKQPDAMAKCENAAHLLSEILSTDK
- a CDS encoding DUF4956 domain-containing protein, producing MLDTLTLQTATSHSGLLIIIYTMFVAFLLSVTIGITYIKTFRGLSYSRTYVQAVILSSIVAATVVHAIGDSLARGLGMIGALAIIRFRTSFKDPRDILFMFSALAAGIGCGVGAYNVAVVGTLGFVLTALLLHVTPLGQPSTFDGMLRFNINSNDENRHELEALLRKYCKTFVLITLRDMQQGERLDYAYHVKIRKNRETARLLKEMPEKIPSVRGVGLMLQETTVEL